Genomic window (Dyadobacter fanqingshengii):
TTGGTGTTTGCATAGGAATGGTAATCGCCCGCCCATTGCGAAAAGCCGCCGCCCCAGAACTTGTTGTTCACAACGCTATTCTCCTTATTGCGCAGCATCCCGATCGAAACGTCCATTTTCAACCACGTATAACCCTGATCCTGCGTCCGGAACTTGATTTTTTCCTTGAACTCATTAATATCATTGGATTCCGGCGTATCCGCGTAAAGCCGCACCTTGTCCCGGTAACGACCGCCCAAAAGCTGCCAGCAAGGCACATTATAAGCCTTTCCGCAAAGATCCCAAAGCGCCATTTCAACTCCGCAAACGCCACCTGCCTGACGGCCATGGTAACCGAACTGTTTGATCGATTTGAAAAGCTGTTCCACATTACAGGGGTTTTGTCCCAATAAATGGGCCTTCAAAAACAATGCATAACGCTCGTCAGCACCATCGCGCACTTCGCCCAAACCGTAAATTCCCTGGTTGGTATCGATGCGGATGATCGGCGTGCGTCCCACATTTTGTACAATGCAATAGCGCAAGTCGGTGATTTTCAATTCAGAGGGCTTGGAAGCACGGTTCACCTTGGAAGTTGCCTGCGCAATGGTGTCCTCGGTTGACATGGACATGAACCCGCCCAATGCCATCCCGCCCACGGCCGTTTTCCGCAAAAAGTTACGGCGGCTGTCCTTCGTCGCAGGGTTGTTCATCTCAGCAGCGGTTGCCACTTTCTCGGCTTGTTCAACTTGTTTGTTAGAAGCAATGATGTCTGTTAAAATGCTTTTCATTAGTGTTAGTTTTGACGTTAGCAAATTGGCATTTGGCCTTAGTAATTTCTTTGTTTCAGATAATCGTCCAGTTCTTTCTTTGTCATCGGAAGCTTTCCCGGATAATTGTTCACCCAATTCAAAAAGTCCTTCTGGATCACGTCAGACCATTTTGTATCAATCTCACCGGGTGTATATTTTCCTTCTTTTAATCTTAAATGACCAAACTCATCACGCAAGGCAGTTACTTCTGACGTTAGCACAAGCTCTTCCACTAAATGTGCGGGAATGAAGATCGTGCCATATTTTTTAGCTAAAACCACGTCACCCGGAAGCACGATCGCACGACCGATGCGGATAGGCGTGTTTATGTTAGTAAGCATCATTTGCTGAATGTAAGAAGGGTCCTGGCCTTTCATCCATGCATTAAAACCTTTGATCTCACTCAATCCTTCCACGTCGCGCACCGAGCCGTAGAAAATTACACCGCGCTTTGATTTGGCATAAATGGAATTTCCCAAATTATCCCC
Coding sequences:
- a CDS encoding RraA family protein, with product MLKKNLFTGSLLLLALATQAQSISPTPDQIKAYTSAWKGERSADGRPKVSDAILARLKNISMEEAWGVLRNKGYHNQFEGEWQLIYPDSAMTGRVVTAQYVPSRPDLEALVKETGKKEGRVQTGGTNSWPIDVLKDGDVYVADGYGKIADGTLIGDNLGNSIYAKSKRGVIFYGSVRDVEGLSEIKGFNAWMKGQDPSYIQQMMLTNINTPIRIGRAIVLPGDVVLAKKYGTIFIPAHLVEELVLTSEVTALRDEFGHLRLKEGKYTPGEIDTKWSDVIQKDFLNWVNNYPGKLPMTKKELDDYLKQRNY
- a CDS encoding mandelate racemase/muconate lactonizing enzyme family protein produces the protein MKSILTDIIASNKQVEQAEKVATAAEMNNPATKDSRRNFLRKTAVGGMALGGFMSMSTEDTIAQATSKVNRASKPSELKITDLRYCIVQNVGRTPIIRIDTNQGIYGLGEVRDGADERYALFLKAHLLGQNPCNVEQLFKSIKQFGYHGRQAGGVCGVEMALWDLCGKAYNVPCWQLLGGRYRDKVRLYADTPESNDINEFKEKIKFRTQDQGYTWLKMDVSIGMLRNKENSVVNNKFWGGGFSQWAGDYHSYANTKHPFTAIQITPKGLDEMAKVVEDVRSVVGYEIPLSTDHYGHFDLNNGIRLGKALDKYRLAWLEDMVPWEYTDQWKTISDALETPTLTGEDIYLKEGFKALIDKRAVDIVHPDLASSGGLLETKRIGDYAEDNGIAMAMHFAGTPVSFMANVHCAAATQNFLALEHHSVDVTWWESLVKTTDGRKLIDKGYAPVPLEAPGLGIELNEEEVKKHLNPKDKSFFAPTPDWNEKRSHDRLWS